In one Cupriavidus taiwanensis genomic region, the following are encoded:
- a CDS encoding pyruvate carboxylase yields MDYRPIQSLLIANRSEIAIRVMRAAAEMNVRTVAIYSKEDRLALHRFKADESYLVGEGKKPLAAYLDIDDILRIARQAGVDAIHPGYGFLSENPEFAQAVIDAGIRWIGPLPEVMRKLGNKVAARNAAIAAGVPVMPATDPLPHDLDACKRLAAGIGYPLMLKASWGGGGRGMRVLESEQDLEGALAAARREALAAFGNDEVYVEKLVRNARHVEVQVLGDTHGSLVHLYERDCTVQRRNQKVVERAPAPYLDDAGRGALCESALRLMRAVGYTHAGTVEFLMDADSGQFYFIEVNPRIQVEHTVTEMVTGIDIVKAQIRITESGHIGMTENTRDADGKIVVRAAGVPVQQDIHLNGHALQCRITTEDPENGFLPDYGRLTAYRSAAGFGVRLDAGTAYGGAVITPYYDSLLVKVTTWAPTAPESMRRMDRALREFRIRGVASNLQFLENVINHAAFRSGDVTTRFIDKTPELLAFAKRQDRATKLLRYLGEVSVNGHPELSGRALPSLPLPTPVLPAIDNSAALPYGTRDRLRELGAEKFSRWMLEQKQVLLTDTTMRDAHQSLFATRMRTADMLPIAPFYARELSQLFSLECWGGATFDVALRFLKEDPWQRLEQLRERVPNVLFQMLLRGSNAVGYTNYADNVVRFFVRQAASAGVDVFRVFDSLNWVRNMRVAIDAVGESGALCEGAICYTGDLFDPKRSKYDLKYYVGIARELQQAGVHVLGIKDMAGICRPQAAAALVKALKEETGLPVHLHTHDTSGISAASALAAIEAGCDAVDGALDAMSGLTSQPNLSSIAAALAGSERDPGLSLERLHEASMYWEGVRRYYAPFESEIRAGTADVYRHEMPGGQYTNLREQARSLGIEHRWTEVSRAYAEVNQMFGDIVKVTPTSKVVGDLALMMVANDLSAADVCDPGKEIAFPESVVSLFRGELGFPPDGFPAALSRKVLRGEPPAPYRPGDQIAPVDLDAARAAGAAACEQPLDDRQLASYLMYPKQAAEYHAHVRQYSDTSVVPTPAYLYGLQPQEEVAIDIEPGKTLLVSLQGTHPDADEGKIKVQFELNGQSRTTLVEQRSTAQAAAARQGRPVAEPDNPLHVAAPMPGSIVTVAVQPGQRVAAGTTLLALEAMKMETHIAADRDCEIAAVHVKAGDRVAAKDLLVELKD; encoded by the coding sequence ATGGACTACCGCCCGATCCAATCCCTGCTGATTGCCAACCGTTCCGAGATCGCGATCCGCGTGATGCGCGCGGCTGCCGAGATGAATGTGCGCACGGTGGCGATCTATTCGAAGGAAGACCGCCTCGCGTTGCATCGCTTCAAGGCCGACGAAAGCTACCTGGTCGGCGAGGGCAAGAAGCCGCTGGCAGCCTATCTCGATATCGACGACATCCTGCGCATTGCGCGCCAGGCCGGGGTCGACGCGATCCATCCCGGCTATGGCTTCCTGTCGGAGAATCCGGAGTTCGCGCAGGCGGTGATCGATGCCGGCATCCGCTGGATCGGCCCGTTGCCGGAGGTGATGCGCAAGCTCGGCAACAAGGTCGCGGCGCGCAACGCGGCGATCGCCGCGGGCGTGCCGGTGATGCCGGCCACCGATCCGTTGCCGCATGACCTGGACGCGTGCAAGCGCCTCGCCGCCGGCATCGGCTATCCGCTGATGCTCAAGGCCAGCTGGGGCGGCGGCGGGCGCGGCATGCGCGTGCTCGAAAGCGAGCAGGACCTGGAGGGCGCGCTGGCCGCGGCGCGGCGCGAGGCGCTGGCGGCGTTCGGCAACGACGAGGTCTACGTCGAGAAGCTGGTGCGCAATGCGCGCCACGTCGAAGTGCAGGTGCTGGGCGATACCCACGGCAGCCTGGTGCACTTGTACGAGCGCGACTGCACCGTGCAGCGGCGCAACCAGAAGGTGGTCGAGCGCGCGCCGGCGCCGTATCTCGACGATGCCGGACGCGGCGCGCTGTGCGAGTCGGCGCTGCGGCTGATGCGCGCGGTTGGCTACACCCATGCCGGCACGGTCGAGTTCCTGATGGATGCCGACTCGGGCCAGTTCTACTTCATCGAAGTCAATCCGCGCATCCAGGTCGAGCACACGGTCACCGAGATGGTCACCGGCATCGATATCGTCAAGGCGCAGATCCGCATCACCGAGAGCGGCCATATCGGCATGACCGAGAACACGCGCGATGCCGACGGCAAGATCGTAGTGCGCGCCGCGGGCGTGCCGGTCCAGCAGGATATCCATCTGAACGGCCACGCGCTGCAGTGCCGGATCACCACCGAGGACCCGGAGAACGGTTTCCTGCCGGACTACGGTCGCCTGACCGCGTATCGCAGCGCCGCGGGCTTCGGCGTGCGGCTCGATGCGGGCACCGCCTATGGCGGCGCGGTGATCACGCCGTACTACGACTCGCTGCTGGTCAAGGTCACCACCTGGGCGCCGACCGCGCCGGAATCGATGCGGCGCATGGACCGCGCGCTGCGCGAGTTCCGCATCCGCGGCGTCGCGTCGAACCTGCAGTTCCTCGAGAACGTCATCAACCATGCCGCGTTCCGTTCGGGCGACGTCACCACGCGCTTTATCGACAAGACCCCCGAACTGCTGGCCTTTGCCAAGCGCCAGGACCGCGCCACCAAGCTGCTGCGCTACCTGGGCGAAGTCAGCGTCAACGGGCACCCGGAGCTGAGCGGGCGCGCGCTGCCGTCGCTGCCGCTGCCCACGCCGGTGTTGCCGGCGATCGACAACAGCGCTGCGCTGCCGTACGGCACGCGCGACCGTCTGCGCGAGCTGGGCGCCGAGAAATTCTCGCGCTGGATGCTGGAGCAGAAGCAGGTGCTGCTGACCGACACCACCATGCGCGACGCGCACCAATCGCTGTTCGCCACGCGCATGCGCACCGCCGACATGCTGCCGATCGCGCCGTTCTATGCGCGCGAGCTGTCGCAGCTGTTCTCGCTGGAGTGCTGGGGCGGCGCTACCTTCGACGTGGCCCTGCGCTTCCTCAAGGAAGACCCGTGGCAACGCCTGGAGCAGCTGCGCGAACGCGTGCCCAACGTGCTGTTCCAGATGCTGCTGCGGGGCTCCAATGCGGTGGGCTACACCAACTATGCCGACAACGTGGTGCGCTTCTTCGTGCGCCAGGCGGCCAGCGCCGGCGTCGATGTGTTCCGCGTGTTCGATTCGCTCAACTGGGTGCGCAATATGCGCGTGGCGATCGATGCGGTGGGCGAGAGTGGCGCGCTGTGCGAGGGCGCGATCTGCTATACCGGCGACCTGTTCGACCCGAAGCGTTCCAAGTACGACCTGAAGTACTACGTCGGCATCGCGCGCGAGCTGCAGCAGGCCGGCGTGCATGTGCTGGGCATCAAGGACATGGCCGGGATCTGCCGGCCGCAGGCGGCCGCGGCGCTGGTCAAGGCGCTCAAGGAAGAGACCGGGCTGCCGGTGCACCTCCACACGCACGACACCAGCGGCATCTCGGCGGCCTCGGCGCTGGCGGCGATCGAGGCCGGCTGCGATGCGGTCGACGGCGCGCTCGACGCGATGAGCGGGCTCACCTCCCAGCCCAACCTGTCGAGCATCGCCGCGGCGCTGGCCGGCAGCGAGCGCGACCCGGGCCTGAGCCTGGAGCGGCTGCACGAAGCCTCGATGTACTGGGAGGGGGTGCGCCGCTACTACGCGCCGTTCGAATCCGAGATCCGCGCCGGCACCGCCGACGTGTACCGCCACGAGATGCCGGGCGGGCAGTACACCAACCTGCGCGAGCAGGCGCGCTCGCTCGGCATCGAGCATCGCTGGACCGAGGTCTCGCGTGCCTACGCCGAGGTCAACCAGATGTTCGGCGATATCGTCAAGGTGACGCCGACCTCCAAGGTGGTCGGCGACCTGGCGCTGATGATGGTGGCCAACGACCTGAGCGCGGCCGATGTGTGCGACCCGGGCAAGGAGATCGCCTTCCCGGAGTCGGTGGTGTCGCTGTTCCGGGGCGAACTGGGCTTCCCGCCCGACGGCTTTCCGGCGGCGCTGTCGCGCAAGGTGCTGCGCGGCGAGCCGCCCGCGCCGTACCGGCCCGGCGACCAGATCGCGCCGGTCGACCTCGATGCGGCCCGCGCCGCCGGCGCGGCCGCGTGCGAGCAGCCGCTCGACGACCGCCAGCTGGCCTCGTACCTGATGTATCCCAAGCAGGCGGCCGAGTACCACGCCCATGTGCGCCAGTACAGCGATACCTCGGTGGTGCCGACGCCGGCCTACCTGTACGGCCTGCAGCCGCAGGAAGAAGTGGCCATCGACATCGAGCCCGGCAAGACCTTGCTGGTGTCGCTGCAGGGCACCCACCCCGATGCCGACGAAGGCAAGATCAAGGTCCAGTTCGAGCTGAACGGGCAATCGCGCACCACGCTGGTCGAACAGCGCAGCACCGCGCAGGCCGCCGCGGCGCGCCAGGGCCGGCCGGTGGCCGAGCCCGATAATCCGCTGCATGTCGCCGCGCCGATGCCGGGGTCGATCGTGACGGTGGCGGTGCAGCCCGGCCAGCGCGTGGCCGCGGGCACCACGCTGCTGGCGCTGGAGGCGATGAAGATGGAGACCCATATCGCCGCGGACCGGGATTGCGAGATCGCCGCGGTGCACGTGAAGGCGGGCGATCGGGTGGCGGCGAAGGACCTGCTGGTGGAACTGAAGGACTGA
- the tilS gene encoding tRNA lysidine(34) synthetase TilS, which produces MASSRKPAPSSDPSARLTDKVAQALQAGAAFVVSGGAAAAAPTVAVALSGGRDSVALLHAARAALAQAGDGARVVALHVHHGLQAEADDWDRFCAALCAHWQVGYFVRRVSVRPAAGEGVEAAARRARYAALAAMCADSGARLLLFAHHQDDQVETVLLRLFRGAGVAGMAGMPALRALDPRSGVTLLRPWLDVPRAGIEAYCAANALQWVDDPSNADGRYARNALRQHLPALQAAFPALALNVVQAAAHFAQAGALIDQLAGTALATLARAGRDADTLSELDLPGLRALPAAQADAVLRLWLRDLGVRAPSTARLAAMREQLIAHAGGEPAIAHEGLVLRRFRERVLACVPPPAVAPAPVLLDWRGEARIVVPAWRGELRFFRDDSFGVPEAVLRQPLRLAARSGGERIVLRPGGPARALKQACQEAGIPAWRRAWLPLLWAGDTLVLAAGLGMHRRWPEAAPAPRWRVAWHPQAPVALPPR; this is translated from the coding sequence ACGGTGGCGGTGGCGCTGTCGGGCGGGCGCGACTCGGTCGCGCTGCTGCACGCCGCGCGTGCGGCGCTGGCGCAGGCGGGCGACGGCGCGCGCGTGGTGGCGCTGCACGTCCACCACGGCCTGCAGGCCGAGGCCGATGACTGGGACCGCTTCTGCGCCGCGCTGTGCGCGCACTGGCAGGTGGGCTATTTCGTGCGGCGCGTGTCGGTGCGGCCGGCGGCGGGCGAGGGCGTCGAAGCGGCCGCGCGCCGCGCGCGCTATGCCGCGCTGGCGGCGATGTGCGCCGACAGCGGCGCGCGCCTGCTGCTGTTTGCCCACCACCAGGACGACCAGGTCGAGACCGTGCTGCTGCGGCTGTTCCGCGGCGCCGGCGTGGCCGGCATGGCAGGCATGCCGGCGCTGCGCGCGCTGGATCCGCGCAGCGGCGTGACGCTGCTGCGTCCGTGGCTCGACGTGCCCCGCGCGGGCATCGAGGCATACTGCGCCGCCAACGCGCTGCAGTGGGTCGACGATCCATCCAATGCCGACGGCCGCTACGCGCGCAACGCCTTGCGCCAGCATCTGCCGGCGCTGCAGGCGGCGTTTCCGGCGCTGGCGCTCAACGTGGTGCAGGCCGCCGCGCATTTTGCCCAGGCCGGCGCGCTGATCGACCAGCTCGCCGGCACCGCGCTGGCGACGCTGGCGCGTGCCGGCCGCGATGCCGACACCCTGTCCGAACTCGACCTGCCCGGCCTGCGCGCGCTGCCGGCGGCGCAGGCCGATGCGGTGCTGCGCCTGTGGTTGCGCGACCTCGGTGTGCGCGCGCCGTCCACCGCCCGGCTGGCGGCGATGCGGGAACAACTGATTGCACACGCGGGCGGCGAGCCGGCCATCGCCCACGAAGGCCTGGTGCTGCGCCGCTTCCGCGAGCGCGTGCTGGCCTGCGTTCCGCCGCCGGCGGTGGCGCCCGCGCCCGTGCTGCTGGACTGGCGCGGCGAAGCGCGCATCGTCGTGCCCGCCTGGCGCGGCGAGCTCCGGTTTTTCCGCGACGACAGCTTCGGCGTGCCCGAAGCCGTGCTGCGCCAGCCGCTGCGCCTGGCCGCGCGCAGCGGCGGCGAGCGCATCGTGCTGCGCCCAGGCGGCCCGGCGCGGGCGCTGAAGCAGGCCTGCCAGGAAGCCGGCATCCCGGCCTGGCGCCGGGCCTGGCTGCCGCTCCTGTGGGCCGGCGACACGCTGGTGCTGGCCGCCGGCCTGGGCATGCATCGCCGCTGGCCCGAAGCCGCACCGGCACCGCGCTGGCGCGTGGCCTGGCACCCGCAGGCGCCAGTGGCACTGCCGCCGCGCTGA
- a CDS encoding acyloxyacyl hydrolase: protein MSVKTKTVPGRLPRAALVSLAACLLALPSAAGAAAFSMQAGYGRDSRHGVEKYEVSARWDEIVQWQLSSRLALALDGEVNVASWRALSSRPSSQLMEFGVSPIFRLSYAGEHVTPFVEASVGLRVLSHTEIAGGHRMGSAFQFSDMIGVGLAFGKAQRLTIGYRFQHLSNAGIQEPNPGTDFSMGYLRYRF from the coding sequence ATGTCAGTGAAGACAAAGACAGTGCCAGGGCGACTGCCGCGCGCGGCCCTGGTGTCGTTGGCGGCTTGCCTGCTGGCGCTGCCGTCCGCCGCCGGCGCCGCGGCATTCTCGATGCAGGCGGGCTATGGGCGCGACAGCCGGCACGGCGTGGAGAAATACGAAGTGTCGGCGCGCTGGGACGAGATCGTGCAGTGGCAGCTGTCGAGCCGGCTGGCGCTGGCGCTGGATGGCGAAGTCAACGTTGCCAGCTGGCGCGCGCTGTCGTCGCGGCCGTCGAGCCAGTTGATGGAGTTCGGCGTGTCGCCGATCTTCCGGCTCAGCTATGCGGGTGAACATGTCACGCCGTTCGTCGAAGCCTCGGTGGGCCTGCGCGTGCTCAGCCACACCGAGATCGCCGGCGGCCATCGCATGGGCTCGGCGTTCCAGTTCTCCGACATGATCGGCGTGGGCCTCGCCTTCGGCAAGGCACAGCGGCTGACGATCGGCTATCGCTTCCAGCACCTGTCCAACGCCGGCATCCAGGAACCCAATCCCGGCACCGACTTCAGCATGGGTTACCTGCGCTACCGTTTCTGA
- a CDS encoding aspartate kinase, whose protein sequence is MALIVHKYGGTSMGSTERIKNVAKRVAKWHRAGHRVVVVPSAMSGETNRLLGLAKEISPQPNPRELDMLASTGEQASVALLAIALHGEDIDAVSYTGWQVPVKTDSSYTKARIESIDDERILADLDAGRVVVITGFQGIDDDGNITTLGRGGSDTSAVAIAAAIEADECLIYTDVDGVYTTDPRVVEDARRLDQITFEEMLEMASLGSKVLQIRSVEFAGKYRVKTRVLSSLTDPLMPLEQEMHSGTLITFEEEDSTMEAAVISGIAFARDEAKITVLGVPDKPGIAYQILGPVADANIDVDMIIQNQSVDGKTDFTFTVPRGEYQRALAILNDGVKAHIGAGSVSGDPKVSKVSVVGVGMRSHVGIASKMFRTLSEEGINIQMISTSEIKISVLIDEKYMELAVRALHKAFELEQA, encoded by the coding sequence ATGGCTCTCATCGTTCACAAATACGGCGGCACTTCGATGGGTTCCACGGAACGCATCAAGAATGTCGCCAAGCGCGTGGCCAAGTGGCACCGCGCCGGTCACCGCGTAGTCGTGGTGCCTTCGGCCATGTCGGGCGAGACCAATCGCCTGCTGGGACTCGCCAAGGAAATTTCGCCGCAGCCCAATCCGCGTGAACTGGACATGCTCGCCTCTACCGGCGAACAGGCCAGCGTGGCACTGCTGGCGATCGCCCTGCACGGCGAGGACATCGACGCCGTCAGCTACACCGGCTGGCAGGTTCCGGTGAAGACCGACTCGTCGTACACCAAGGCCCGCATCGAATCGATCGACGACGAGCGCATCCTGGCCGACCTCGACGCCGGCCGCGTGGTCGTGATCACCGGCTTCCAGGGCATCGACGACGACGGCAACATCACCACGCTGGGCCGCGGCGGCTCGGACACCTCGGCCGTGGCCATCGCCGCCGCGATCGAGGCCGACGAGTGCCTGATCTACACCGACGTCGACGGCGTCTACACCACCGACCCGCGCGTGGTCGAGGACGCCCGCCGCCTGGACCAGATCACCTTCGAGGAAATGCTGGAAATGGCCAGCCTCGGCTCCAAGGTGCTGCAGATCCGCTCGGTGGAGTTCGCCGGCAAGTACCGCGTCAAGACCCGCGTGCTGTCGTCGCTGACCGACCCGCTTATGCCGCTCGAGCAGGAAATGCACTCGGGCACGCTGATCACTTTTGAGGAAGAAGACTCCACCATGGAAGCCGCTGTCATCTCCGGCATCGCCTTTGCCCGCGACGAAGCCAAGATCACCGTCCTGGGCGTGCCCGACAAGCCCGGCATCGCCTACCAGATCCTGGGCCCGGTCGCCGACGCCAATATCGACGTCGACATGATCATCCAGAACCAGTCCGTCGACGGCAAGACCGACTTCACCTTCACCGTGCCGCGCGGCGAGTACCAGCGCGCGCTGGCCATCCTGAACGATGGCGTGAAGGCGCACATCGGCGCCGGCAGCGTCTCGGGCGACCCCAAGGTGTCGAAGGTGTCGGTGGTGGGCGTGGGCATGCGCTCGCACGTCGGCATCGCCAGCAAGATGTTCCGCACGCTGTCGGAAGAGGGCATCAACATCCAGATGATCTCCACCTCGGAAATCAAGATCTCGGTGCTGATCGACGAGAAGTACATGGAGCTGGCCGTGCGCGCGCTGCACAAGGCCTTCGAACTGGAACAGGCGTGA
- a CDS encoding IclR family transcriptional regulator, giving the protein MTYIVEAVDEALGLLMLVAEHPSLGVTELARRAGLTKARAFRLLTTLEHRGLIARESPAAVYKLSYNALLVGNAAREQFDLVKLVGPRLAAIGAACGENVIVRVRDGLESVCVTRHESTQSVRVHTEIGNRRPLHVGASGKLLLAFAAPEVVEAVLARQLERFTAKTIIEPQALREELAAIRAAGYAVSVGERDADAVSAAAPLRDHSGAAVASLSIASPASRTTRQALDRHVAMVVAEAANLSRALGYAGG; this is encoded by the coding sequence ATGACCTACATCGTTGAAGCGGTGGACGAGGCCCTGGGCCTGCTGATGCTGGTGGCCGAGCACCCATCGCTGGGCGTGACCGAACTGGCACGGCGCGCCGGACTGACCAAGGCGCGCGCGTTCCGGCTGCTGACCACGCTCGAGCACCGCGGCCTGATCGCGCGCGAGTCGCCGGCGGCGGTCTACAAGCTCAGCTACAACGCGCTGCTGGTGGGCAATGCCGCGCGCGAGCAGTTCGACCTGGTCAAGCTGGTGGGCCCGCGTCTGGCGGCGATCGGCGCGGCCTGCGGCGAAAACGTGATCGTGCGCGTGCGCGACGGGCTCGAGTCGGTGTGCGTGACGCGGCACGAGTCGACGCAGTCGGTGCGGGTGCATACCGAGATCGGCAACCGGCGGCCGCTGCATGTGGGGGCCTCCGGCAAGCTGCTGCTGGCGTTCGCCGCACCAGAGGTGGTGGAGGCAGTGCTGGCGCGACAGCTGGAACGCTTCACCGCCAAAACCATCATCGAGCCGCAGGCGCTGCGCGAGGAACTGGCGGCGATCCGTGCCGCCGGCTATGCCGTCTCGGTGGGCGAGCGCGATGCCGACGCCGTCTCCGCCGCCGCGCCGCTGCGCGACCACAGCGGCGCGGCGGTGGCGTCGCTGAGTATTGCCAGCCCGGCCAGCCGCACCACCCGGCAGGCGCTGGACCGCCATGTGGCGATGGTGGTGGCCGAGGCCGCCAACCTGTCGCGGGCACTCGGCTACGCGGGCGGCTGA
- a CDS encoding adenylate/guanylate cyclase domain-containing protein, with protein sequence MHMDRELLHQASEGSVLFADVSGSTRLYERAGNAAALAAVGRCIGAMKSCSEASQGRLVKTIGDEVMVLFPCAEQALQAALDIQRAVAELPPVAGFTMSSHIGFHHGPILSDASGDVFGDAVNLAARLSGLAARGQIITSKDAVADLPAPLRQLTRYLYPIHVRGRAQPVELYEAIWQHATDLTLVAGFKEPLSHAAFLTLRYRDTVIEMNAVSAPVTIGRDAGMTIVVSDRLASRFQAMAEPRAGRYVLIDRSSNGTHVSMDGAEPFILRRDEVTLRGHGWIGFGQWTGPSAECIEFALQVDKTGAAR encoded by the coding sequence ATGCACATGGACCGGGAACTGCTGCACCAGGCGTCGGAGGGATCGGTACTGTTCGCGGATGTCAGCGGCAGTACGCGGCTCTATGAACGGGCAGGCAACGCGGCCGCCCTTGCCGCGGTCGGCCGTTGCATCGGTGCGATGAAATCCTGTTCCGAGGCCTCGCAAGGCCGGCTGGTCAAGACCATCGGCGACGAGGTCATGGTGCTGTTCCCGTGCGCCGAGCAGGCCTTGCAGGCGGCATTGGACATTCAGCGGGCGGTTGCCGAGCTGCCTCCCGTGGCCGGCTTCACCATGTCGTCGCACATCGGCTTCCACCATGGCCCGATCCTGTCCGACGCCTCCGGCGATGTCTTCGGCGATGCCGTGAACCTGGCCGCGCGGCTGTCCGGCCTTGCCGCGCGCGGCCAGATCATCACCAGCAAGGATGCGGTCGCGGACCTGCCCGCGCCGCTGCGCCAGCTGACGCGCTACCTGTACCCGATCCACGTGCGCGGCAGGGCGCAGCCGGTCGAGTTGTACGAGGCGATCTGGCAGCACGCCACCGACCTGACCCTGGTTGCGGGGTTCAAGGAGCCGCTGTCGCATGCCGCCTTCCTCACCTTGCGCTATCGGGACACCGTGATCGAGATGAACGCTGTCTCGGCGCCGGTCACCATCGGGCGGGACGCCGGCATGACCATCGTGGTGTCGGACCGCCTCGCGTCCCGGTTCCAGGCCATGGCCGAGCCGCGCGCCGGCCGCTATGTGCTGATCGACAGAAGCTCGAACGGCACCCATGTCAGCATGGACGGCGCCGAGCCATTCATTTTGCGCCGCGATGAGGTCACGCTGAGGGGGCATGGCTGGATCGGGTTTGGCCAGTGGACGGGGCCGAGCGCGGAGTGCATCGAGTTCGCCCTGCAGGTGGACAAGACCGGTGCGGCGCGATAG
- a CDS encoding pirin family protein: MKRILGVYSAPRPHWVGDGFPVRSMFSYTSHGKQLSPFLLLDYAGPAEFTPTQRPRGVGQHPHRGFETVTIVYKGEVAHRDSTGQGGVIGPGDVQWMTAGAGILHEEFHSPAFTQSGGALEMVQLWVNLPARDKMAAPGYQAIVDRDIPAVPMPAGAGTVRVIAGEYEGKRGPARTFTPMHVWDMRLNQGAPTRVALPEGWHTALVVLRGKVTVNAEATVRDAEMVVLDGAGDAVSIEAGTDAVVLLLSGEPIDEPIVGHGPFVMNTEAEIAEAFSDFSSGRFGSMAAGRQ, from the coding sequence ATGAAGCGCATTCTGGGTGTCTACAGCGCACCGCGTCCGCACTGGGTCGGGGATGGTTTCCCGGTGCGCTCGATGTTCTCGTACACCAGCCACGGCAAGCAGCTCAGCCCGTTCCTGCTGCTCGACTACGCCGGACCGGCCGAGTTCACGCCGACGCAGCGTCCGCGCGGCGTGGGCCAGCATCCGCACCGCGGCTTCGAGACCGTGACCATCGTCTACAAGGGCGAGGTCGCGCATCGCGACTCGACCGGGCAGGGCGGGGTCATCGGTCCGGGCGACGTGCAGTGGATGACGGCGGGCGCCGGCATCCTGCATGAAGAGTTCCACTCGCCGGCGTTTACGCAAAGCGGTGGCGCGCTGGAGATGGTGCAGCTGTGGGTCAACCTGCCGGCGCGCGACAAGATGGCCGCGCCGGGCTACCAGGCCATCGTCGACCGCGATATCCCGGCGGTACCGATGCCCGCTGGCGCCGGCACCGTGCGCGTGATCGCCGGCGAGTACGAAGGCAAGCGCGGCCCGGCACGCACCTTTACGCCGATGCACGTGTGGGACATGCGCCTGAACCAGGGTGCCCCCACGCGCGTGGCGCTGCCGGAGGGCTGGCATACCGCGCTGGTGGTGCTGCGCGGCAAGGTCACGGTCAACGCCGAGGCCACCGTGCGCGATGCCGAGATGGTGGTGCTGGATGGCGCCGGCGATGCGGTCAGCATCGAGGCCGGCACCGATGCGGTGGTGCTGCTGCTCAGCGGCGAGCCGATCGACGAGCCCATCGTCGGCCACGGCCCGTTCGTGATGAACACCGAGGCGGAAATCGCCGAGGCGTTCAGCGACTTCAGCAGCGGCCGCTTCGGCAGCATGGCCGCGGGCCGGCAGTAG
- a CDS encoding thiolase domain-containing protein produces the protein MSINGKAYIVGAYEHPTRKAPDKTVAQLHAESAKGALQDAGLTLADVDGYFCAGDAPGLGAVNMVDYLGLKVRHVDSTDTGGSAYLVHVSHAAQAIAAGKCNVALITLAGRPRSEGSTGTQARNWGANLPDLPFEAPFSPVTVNLYAMAAMRHMHEYGTTAEQLAWVKVAASHHAQHNPHAMLRDVVTVEDVLNSPMISDPLHKLDCCVVSDGGGALVVARPEIAATLQRPKVKIRGAGEYIKGQLGGEVDLSWSGARFSGATAFAEAGVTPADIKYASIYDSFTITVLMQLEDLGFCNKGEGGRFVADGNLISGVGKLPFNTDGGGLCNNHPANRGGITKVIEAVRQLRGEAHPAVQVANCNLALAQGTGGYLGSRHGSATLILERE, from the coding sequence ATGAGCATCAACGGCAAGGCCTACATCGTCGGGGCCTACGAGCACCCGACCCGCAAGGCACCCGACAAGACCGTGGCACAACTGCACGCCGAGAGCGCCAAGGGCGCGCTGCAGGACGCCGGCCTGACGCTGGCCGATGTCGACGGCTATTTCTGCGCCGGCGACGCGCCCGGGCTGGGCGCGGTCAACATGGTCGATTACCTCGGCCTGAAGGTGCGCCATGTCGATTCCACCGATACGGGCGGCTCGGCCTACCTGGTCCATGTCTCGCACGCCGCGCAGGCGATCGCCGCCGGCAAGTGCAACGTCGCGCTGATCACGCTGGCGGGCCGGCCGCGCTCGGAAGGCTCCACCGGCACGCAGGCGCGCAACTGGGGCGCCAACCTGCCCGACCTGCCGTTCGAGGCCCCGTTCAGCCCGGTCACGGTCAACCTGTACGCAATGGCGGCGATGCGCCATATGCACGAGTACGGCACCACCGCCGAGCAGCTTGCCTGGGTCAAGGTGGCGGCGTCGCACCACGCCCAGCACAACCCCCACGCCATGCTGCGCGACGTGGTCACGGTCGAAGACGTGCTGAACTCGCCGATGATCTCGGATCCGCTGCACAAGCTGGACTGCTGCGTGGTCTCGGACGGCGGCGGCGCGCTGGTGGTGGCGCGTCCGGAGATCGCCGCGACGCTGCAGCGGCCCAAGGTGAAGATCCGCGGCGCCGGCGAATACATCAAGGGCCAGCTCGGCGGCGAAGTCGACCTGAGCTGGTCCGGCGCGCGCTTCTCGGGCGCCACGGCGTTTGCCGAAGCGGGCGTGACCCCGGCCGATATCAAGTACGCGTCGATCTACGACAGCTTCACCATCACCGTGCTGATGCAGCTGGAAGACCTGGGCTTCTGCAACAAGGGCGAAGGCGGCAGGTTCGTCGCCGACGGCAACCTGATCTCGGGCGTCGGCAAGCTGCCGTTCAATACCGATGGCGGCGGCCTGTGCAACAACCACCCGGCCAACCGCGGCGGCATCACCAAGGTCATCGAAGCCGTGCGCCAGCTGCGCGGCGAGGCCCACCCCGCGGTGCAGGTCGCCAATTGCAACCTCGCGCTGGCGCAAGGCACCGGCGGCTACCTGGGCTCGCGCCACGGCAGCGCCACCCTGATCCTTGAACGTGAATAA
- a CDS encoding Zn-ribbon domain-containing OB-fold protein: protein MTTPHIPAVYKAPDEQPDNLPFWQAAREGKLLVKVCDDCGKPHWYPRVLCPFCMGTTSWQQASGRGTIYTYSVTRRAGPNPFCIAYVKLEEGVTMMTHIVDCDLDTVRIGQKVQVRFSPSDGGAPVPTFTLA, encoded by the coding sequence ATGACGACCCCACACATCCCCGCCGTCTACAAGGCGCCCGACGAACAGCCCGACAACCTGCCGTTCTGGCAGGCCGCGCGCGAGGGCAAGCTGCTGGTCAAGGTCTGCGACGACTGCGGCAAGCCGCACTGGTATCCGCGCGTGCTGTGCCCGTTCTGCATGGGCACCACCTCGTGGCAGCAGGCCAGCGGCCGCGGCACCATCTACACCTACAGCGTGACGCGCCGTGCCGGCCCCAACCCGTTCTGCATCGCCTACGTGAAGCTGGAAGAAGGCGTGACCATGATGACCCATATCGTCGACTGCGATCTCGACACGGTGCGAATCGGCCAGAAGGTGCAGGTCAGGTTCTCGCCCAGCGACGGCGGCGCACCGGTGCCGACCTTCACGCTCGCCTGA